A portion of the Anaerolineae bacterium genome contains these proteins:
- a CDS encoding alcohol dehydrogenase catalytic domain-containing protein, with the protein MRALAVHHGQVRLLSDAPEPTCAPGEVVIQPLLAGICNTDLELVRGYYNYEGILGHEFVGRVIDGPPDWVGKRVVGEINVVCGTCDLCQEGSYTHCRARTVLGIQNRAGVFADRFTLPTRNLHPVPDTLNDEQAVFVEPLAAACQVLEAAHVRPRDRVVVLGAGKLGLLVAQVLRLTGVDLTVVVRHERQAQLLAQWGIRAAYLTDLPEQQAHVVVDCTGRQEGFADALRLLRPRGVLVLKSTYHGLPQANLTQVAVNEITVIGSRCGPFDAALRLLAGGMVEVTSLIEGRYPLTAGEEALAAAAQPGRLKILLTF; encoded by the coding sequence ATGCGCGCGCTGGCTGTCCATCATGGTCAGGTTCGGCTCCTCAGTGATGCTCCTGAGCCGACCTGTGCTCCGGGTGAGGTCGTAATCCAGCCGCTGCTAGCTGGCATCTGTAACACTGACCTTGAGCTGGTACGGGGCTACTACAACTACGAGGGCATCCTGGGCCACGAATTCGTCGGGCGGGTCATTGACGGCCCGCCCGACTGGGTCGGGAAACGCGTTGTTGGTGAGATCAACGTTGTGTGTGGCACCTGCGACCTGTGCCAGGAAGGTAGTTACACGCATTGCCGGGCACGCACTGTACTGGGCATCCAGAACCGCGCCGGTGTGTTCGCCGACCGGTTCACCCTGCCGACCCGCAATCTACATCCGGTGCCAGATACCCTCAACGACGAGCAGGCGGTCTTTGTCGAGCCGCTAGCGGCAGCATGCCAGGTGCTGGAAGCGGCACATGTGCGCCCGCGCGATCGGGTTGTGGTTCTGGGGGCAGGGAAACTGGGGCTGCTGGTTGCTCAGGTGCTACGGCTGACAGGGGTGGATCTCACCGTTGTCGTCCGTCACGAGCGGCAAGCGCAGTTGCTGGCACAGTGGGGTATCAGAGCTGCCTATCTGACAGACCTGCCAGAGCAGCAGGCTCATGTGGTTGTTGATTGTACCGGGCGACAGGAAGGGTTTGCGGACGCCCTGCGACTGTTGCGGCCGCGTGGCGTGCTGGTGCTGAAGAGTACCTATCATGGTCTGCCACAGGCTAACTTGACCCAGGTTGCCGTGAATGAGATCACCGTCATCGGCAGTCGCTGCGGGCCTTTTGATGCTGCCCTGCGCCTGCTGGCCGGCGGCATGGTTGAGGTTACATCACTGATCGAGGGACGCTATCCCCTCACAGCGGGCGAGGAAGCTCTGGCTGCGGCTGCGCAGCCGGGCCGACTAAAGATACTGCTGACCTTCTGA